Proteins co-encoded in one Lichenicola cladoniae genomic window:
- a CDS encoding type II toxin-antitoxin system VapC family toxin yields MKITVDTNILVRAVVRDDEKQGEAAAALLKEAELIVVPLPCLCEFVWVLRRVYGFGQPDISIALRVLLGAGNVVVNRPAVDAGLAIFETGGDFADGLIAYEGRWLGGEVFVSFDKKAVALIAKQGQQTRLLA; encoded by the coding sequence ATGAAGATCACCGTCGACACCAACATCCTGGTTCGGGCTGTGGTGCGTGACGATGAAAAGCAGGGAGAAGCCGCCGCGGCTCTTCTGAAGGAAGCAGAGCTGATCGTCGTGCCGCTTCCCTGTCTCTGCGAGTTCGTCTGGGTGCTGCGCCGGGTCTATGGGTTCGGACAGCCCGATATTTCCATCGCTCTGCGTGTTCTGCTCGGCGCCGGCAACGTGGTCGTCAACCGTCCGGCCGTTGATGCTGGTCTGGCTATCTTCGAGACTGGCGGCGATTTTGCCGATGGCCTGATTGCCTATGAAGGGCGCTGGCTCGGTGGCGAGGTGTTCGTCTCCTTCGACAAGAAGGCCGTCGCGCTGATCGCAAAGCAGGGGCAACAGACCCGGCTGCTGGCCTGA
- a CDS encoding chemotaxis protein CheB, with translation MYNIFVSECGLPFIIAIGASGGEGMTDTVTLLHLLPKPVHAVVLAVLHRPFDKISHLRDILARGSGMPVVVAGDAERFVPGTCYIGEPDGHLTLKTDAQASLVTGQDDKLRNRTVDTLFNSVAAFSPGRAIGIILSGSLDDGSRGLAAVHAASGVTMVLDPRGKWPPGMQQNAIQHDGPVDLVGTAHMIAEMVGRVTTEARYL, from the coding sequence ATGTATAATATTTTCGTGAGTGAATGTGGCCTTCCCTTTATCATCGCAATCGGCGCCTCCGGCGGCGAGGGTATGACGGACACGGTGACCTTGCTCCACTTGCTTCCCAAGCCTGTGCATGCGGTCGTTCTGGCGGTGCTCCATCGGCCGTTCGACAAGATCAGCCACTTGCGGGACATCCTGGCTCGGGGCTCCGGTATGCCCGTGGTGGTCGCCGGTGACGCTGAACGCTTCGTGCCTGGCACCTGCTACATCGGTGAACCGGACGGCCATCTCACGCTGAAGACTGACGCCCAGGCCAGCCTGGTCACGGGTCAGGACGACAAGCTGCGCAACCGAACCGTGGACACCCTCTTCAACTCAGTCGCGGCCTTCTCCCCCGGCCGGGCCATCGGCATCATCCTGTCCGGCTCGCTGGATGACGGGTCTCGCGGTCTAGCCGCTGTCCACGCCGCCAGCGGGGTGACGATGGTGCTCGACCCCCGCGGCAAATGGCCGCCGGGTATGCAGCAGAACGCTATTCAACACGACGGTCCGGTTGATCTCGTGGGAACGGCGCACATGATCGCTGAGATGGTCGGGCGGGTGACCACCGAAGCGAGGTACCTCTAG
- a CDS encoding helix-turn-helix domain-containing protein — MFVLARRGLSMLKAKRQIEAVIETGQATVELPTVEDTSTVVAELDTAGFEAQLVQLSTTLDVRHVRQKLGLSREQFALRYGLEVEAVRNWETSKRDPDTAARSYLRVISNAPEQVGLAYAQNPSPYQYGFRRYRSAGRCRH, encoded by the coding sequence ATGTTCGTCCTGGCCCGCCGCGGGCTGAGCATGTTGAAGGCGAAGCGGCAGATCGAGGCTGTGATCGAGACGGGGCAGGCAACCGTCGAACTCCCGACCGTCGAGGATACGTCTACTGTGGTGGCCGAACTCGATACGGCGGGTTTTGAGGCCCAGTTGGTGCAGTTGTCCACGACGCTCGACGTGCGCCATGTGCGGCAGAAACTCGGACTGTCGCGGGAGCAATTTGCTCTTCGCTACGGCCTGGAAGTCGAGGCGGTTAGGAATTGGGAGACCAGTAAACGGGACCCAGACACTGCGGCGCGCAGCTATCTGCGGGTAATCTCGAATGCCCCTGAACAAGTCGGGCTGGCCTACGCTCAGAACCCGTCGCCGTATCAGTATGGGTTTAGAAGATACCGGTCAGCTGGACGTTGTCGGCATTGA
- a CDS encoding AbrB/MazE/SpoVT family DNA-binding domain-containing protein, translating into MTTLTVTTRGQVTFRKDVLHHLGIHPGEKIELDMLPDGRVSLKAARPAGTIDGFVGLLAGKTRKVASLEEIDAAASSGWARRE; encoded by the coding sequence ATGACGACATTGACCGTCACCACGCGGGGCCAGGTCACGTTCCGAAAGGACGTGCTGCATCATCTTGGCATTCACCCTGGTGAGAAGATCGAGCTGGATATGCTGCCGGACGGGCGGGTGTCGCTTAAAGCAGCCAGACCGGCCGGAACGATCGATGGCTTTGTCGGCCTGCTCGCCGGAAAGACCAGAAAAGTGGCCAGTCTCGAGGAGATCGATGCGGCTGCGTCGTCCGGTTGGGCTAGGCGCGAATGA